From a region of the Campylobacter sp. genome:
- a CDS encoding hydrogenase 4 subunit F codes for MNSLAFILIFPLLGALILFLCPKNFKLLSSLHVLISAVTSAGLLCNVGKLISGNFEAFYAYDKFLFLDSLGCVFLVLIAVTGFLVNLYSTTYMKWEIQGGHLDLSDLRKYYALCHVFVFTMTLSVICNNVAFMWAAVEATTLASVFLVAIHKDKKSTESGYKYIVICSIGLAFALYATVLLYAATFKITGDGEASMLWTSIMDNAKNLNGDAAKLIFIFALIGFGTKAGLAPTHTWLPDVHAEGPAPISALLSGVLLKCAMLAIFRYYAVTAQAVNFSFVQSVMLISGTITLFIAGIFLVRQHDVKRMFAYHSVVHMGVIAFALGIGGYFGLLAAIFHCLAHSFTKALAFCSTGNIARIYGHKDMTRMGGMVKIAPLTTIMFGAAVCSLVGVPAFAIFVSEFNVFKGAIASGQYIAVALFAIALVIIFIADFAHFNLASFGTPKGEVVYAKEMSLFENLPLILLCALVIIFGVWHVGDFWMLVENGVRIMMRG; via the coding sequence ATGAATAGTTTAGCTTTTATATTAATTTTTCCGTTGCTCGGAGCGCTGATATTATTCTTATGCCCTAAGAATTTCAAGCTCCTAAGCTCGCTACACGTTTTGATTTCTGCAGTTACATCCGCAGGACTACTCTGTAACGTAGGCAAGCTTATCAGCGGCAACTTTGAGGCTTTTTACGCATACGATAAATTTCTATTCCTAGATAGCCTAGGCTGCGTATTTTTAGTGCTAATCGCCGTAACGGGCTTTTTGGTAAATTTATACTCCACCACCTATATGAAGTGGGAGATACAGGGCGGTCATCTGGATCTTAGCGATCTTAGAAAATACTACGCGCTCTGCCACGTTTTCGTTTTTACGATGACGCTTAGCGTGATCTGTAACAACGTTGCGTTTATGTGGGCTGCGGTAGAGGCTACTACGTTAGCATCGGTATTTTTGGTCGCTATTCACAAAGATAAAAAATCCACCGAGAGCGGTTACAAATATATCGTTATCTGCTCGATCGGCTTAGCATTCGCGCTTTATGCTACCGTTTTACTATATGCGGCTACATTCAAAATCACGGGCGACGGCGAGGCTTCTATGCTTTGGACGAGCATTATGGATAATGCCAAAAATTTAAACGGCGATGCCGCTAAGCTTATCTTTATATTCGCTCTAATCGGCTTTGGAACCAAAGCAGGACTTGCTCCTACTCACACTTGGCTTCCTGACGTTCACGCAGAAGGTCCAGCTCCGATTTCGGCACTACTTTCGGGTGTGCTTTTAAAATGTGCGATGCTAGCGATATTTAGATACTATGCCGTCACAGCCCAAGCCGTAAATTTCAGCTTCGTTCAATCGGTTATGCTGATTTCGGGCACGATCACGCTATTTATAGCAGGAATTTTCCTTGTTCGTCAGCACGACGTAAAGAGGATGTTTGCTTACCACTCGGTCGTTCATATGGGTGTTATTGCATTTGCGCTAGGCATCGGCGGATATTTTGGCTTGCTTGCCGCGATCTTTCACTGCTTAGCTCACAGCTTTACCAAGGCTCTTGCATTCTGCTCTACCGGTAATATCGCTAGAATTTATGGTCACAAAGATATGACTAGAATGGGCGGTATGGTAAAAATCGCTCCGCTTACTACGATAATGTTTGGCGCTGCGGTTTGCTCGCTCGTAGGTGTTCCTGCGTTTGCGATCTTTGTAAGCGAATTTAACGTTTTTAAAGGCGCGATAGCCAGCGGTCAATACATAGCCGTAGCATTATTTGCGATCGCGCTCGTAATTATTTTCATTGCGGACTTCGCGCACTTTAATCTAGCGAGCTTCGGTACGCCTAAAGGTGAAGTGGTTTATGCTAAAGAGATGAGCTTGTTTGAAAATTTACCGCTAATCTTGCTTTGCGCTTTAGTGATAATTTTCGGCGTATGGCACGTAGGTGATTTTTGGATGCTCGTCGAAAACGGCGTTAGAATAATGATGAGAGGTTAA
- the hyfE gene encoding hydrogenase 4 membrane subunit: MNSIDILAICMIVTSLAVFGLRNLKLSIGIYAIQTLFLVSIFFMLYSNFNAPQLRIWAIVAFFTKVIFVPGILFWLVKKLDVISEDEPVGGFFVSPVIAMGFSLAIAMTINPILLKFSLIQERIVLIAAVTVFMMGIFGFMLRNSFIKQILAYCLFENGIHLSLALMAYNSHELVELGILTDAIFAVIIMSILAVRFYKAYDGLDTSKASNLRG, translated from the coding sequence ATGAATAGTATCGATATTTTAGCAATTTGTATGATCGTAACGTCACTCGCGGTATTCGGACTTAGAAATTTAAAACTTTCGATCGGAATTTACGCGATTCAGACGCTATTTTTGGTAAGCATATTTTTTATGCTGTATTCTAACTTCAATGCGCCGCAGCTTAGAATTTGGGCGATAGTGGCGTTTTTTACGAAGGTTATTTTCGTGCCTGGAATTTTATTTTGGCTAGTTAAAAAGCTGGATGTGATCAGCGAGGATGAGCCGGTAGGCGGCTTTTTCGTAAGCCCCGTTATTGCGATGGGATTTTCGCTAGCGATTGCGATGACAATCAATCCGATCTTGCTTAAATTCTCTCTTATTCAAGAAAGAATCGTTCTAATAGCGGCGGTAACCGTATTTATGATGGGAATTTTCGGCTTCATGCTAAGAAATTCTTTCATCAAGCAAATTCTAGCCTACTGCCTCTTTGAAAACGGCATCCACCTAAGCCTTGCACTTATGGCTTACAACTCTCACGAGCTAGTCGAGCTTGGAATTTTAACCGATGCAATCTTTGCGGTTATTATTATGAGCATTTTGGCGGTTAGATTTTACAAAGCTTATGACGGGCTTGATACGTCTAAAGCTTCGAATTTAAGGGGTTAA
- a CDS encoding NADH-quinone oxidoreductase subunit H has translation MQTIQTIFLMIFQVAVIVLVAPLFDGMARKLRAKLQSKQGSDFFQTYRDIIKLFKRGRTVPACSHWVFRWAPFFLFATSAAILAAIPITYSDPTTDKIFGAYSDIFVILYLGALLRFVFGAASIDSGNPFAATGGGREQMLAVFVEPVMMMCLIVVMMAAGTSNLVEIQGMVRSGQIGYQIPSFAVASIAFLWCMYVETGRKPFDLAEAEQELQEGLLGEYAGSDLGLVQAALILKQFAMIGLFLTIFEPWNFSNPFLAIIIFVLKTGVFYVAAVFIDNFGPRFRMTSSMRKISCGALAIAFAALTLYVVGF, from the coding sequence ATGCAGACTATACAAACTATATTTTTAATGATATTTCAAGTCGCGGTTATCGTCCTAGTCGCTCCGCTCTTCGACGGTATGGCTAGAAAACTTCGAGCCAAACTTCAGTCGAAACAAGGAAGCGATTTTTTCCAGACTTACCGTGATATTATTAAGCTTTTTAAGCGCGGCAGGACCGTTCCTGCGTGCAGCCACTGGGTATTTAGATGGGCGCCGTTTTTCCTTTTCGCTACTTCGGCAGCGATTTTGGCGGCTATTCCTATTACATACAGCGATCCAACCACCGATAAAATTTTCGGAGCATATTCGGATATTTTCGTTATCTTATATCTAGGTGCGCTTTTGCGCTTCGTATTCGGTGCGGCTTCGATAGATAGCGGTAACCCGTTTGCCGCAACCGGCGGCGGACGCGAGCAGATGCTTGCCGTTTTTGTCGAACCTGTGATGATGATGTGCCTAATCGTAGTAATGATGGCTGCGGGAACTTCAAATTTAGTTGAGATTCAGGGGATGGTACGCAGCGGTCAGATCGGCTATCAAATTCCAAGCTTTGCCGTCGCTTCGATTGCATTTTTATGGTGTATGTATGTCGAGACCGGCAGAAAGCCATTTGATCTTGCCGAAGCCGAGCAAGAGCTTCAAGAAGGTCTACTTGGCGAATATGCAGGTAGCGATTTGGGCTTAGTGCAAGCGGCGCTTATTTTGAAGCAATTTGCGATGATCGGATTATTCCTAACGATATTTGAGCCGTGGAATTTTAGCAATCCGTTTTTGGCGATCATAATCTTTGTGCTAAAAACCGGCGTATTTTACGTAGCAGCCGTTTTCATCGACAACTTTGGACCACGCTTCAGAATGACTTCGAGCATGCGCAAAATTTCATGCGGCGCTCTTGCCATCGCTTTTGCGGCATTAACGCTTTACGTAGTAGGATTTTAA
- a CDS encoding proton-conducting transporter membrane subunit, with the protein MISVYTLFIVSAVISILLYCAPKTAVKVGFGLGAISCFYAMCHFVANMGVSDSFVLGGTFLYAPKFALSPLGNFFSFVVVFIGFASSVYGMSYAEEYIGKANIGVFACLFNTFILSMLLVISADNVFCFAVLWELMTLISSFLIIVNDGKGTLKAVMVYLGIAQIGAFCITCGLLIIANYAGSFEFAEWRKVNMPMGASVAAFILFLVGFGSKAGMWPFHVWLPQAHPAAPSNVSALMSGVMIKVALFTLVKFTLFLPLSIYFGLAVLILGAASSLFGVLYALCQHDFKALLAYHSVENIGIILLGLGTGIYGVAAGNVTLAAVGFLAGCYHVVNHAIFKGLLFLCAGSVIHATHTQNMDVLGGLAKKMPLTAIGMFIGIMGIAALPPVNGFVSEWFTYQGMLQGAKESGIFIRYAFSLAVVALALTGVLVGMHLKLYAVIFAGTPRDEKIWENAKESPLGMVLGMIILMIGCVGFGVGAHFIVDYIMQAVNSITSNSGYVASLGASSITSPLGSIVSTPLIAVILCSTMLLPFIILAVMKANRDKPRETDPWACGFKYSPRMQITGGPFTGDLRKIMDWLFRGHKRRIEQNGYFGPIEYHNHPQDIWWTMIYQPVIDWSKKVADKIGIIQSGYANLYTLYILIYLCAILGVGYFLI; encoded by the coding sequence ATGATAAGCGTCTATACTTTATTTATCGTCAGTGCAGTAATTAGTATCCTTTTATACTGCGCTCCAAAAACTGCCGTTAAGGTGGGATTTGGATTAGGTGCTATCAGCTGTTTTTACGCGATGTGTCATTTCGTAGCCAATATGGGCGTAAGCGACAGCTTCGTTTTGGGAGGCACTTTCTTATATGCGCCAAAATTTGCTTTAAGTCCGCTTGGAAATTTCTTCAGCTTCGTAGTCGTTTTTATAGGCTTTGCAAGCAGCGTTTACGGTATGAGCTATGCTGAGGAATATATCGGAAAGGCAAATATCGGCGTTTTTGCATGTTTATTTAATACTTTCATTTTATCTATGCTTTTAGTCATCAGCGCAGATAATGTATTTTGCTTCGCTGTTTTATGGGAGCTTATGACGCTAATCTCGTCATTTCTAATCATAGTAAACGATGGCAAAGGCACGCTCAAAGCCGTTATGGTATATCTAGGTATAGCGCAGATCGGTGCATTTTGTATCACCTGTGGATTACTTATCATTGCAAACTACGCAGGCAGCTTCGAATTTGCAGAGTGGAGAAAAGTAAATATGCCGATGGGCGCTTCCGTAGCAGCATTCATCTTGTTTTTGGTCGGCTTCGGTTCAAAAGCTGGAATGTGGCCTTTTCACGTTTGGCTACCGCAAGCTCACCCTGCGGCTCCATCAAATGTCTCTGCGCTAATGAGCGGCGTTATGATTAAAGTAGCACTTTTTACCCTTGTTAAATTTACGCTATTTTTGCCGCTAAGTATCTATTTTGGGCTTGCAGTTTTGATCCTAGGAGCAGCTAGCTCGCTTTTTGGCGTTTTATACGCGTTGTGCCAGCACGACTTTAAAGCACTTCTTGCGTACCACTCGGTTGAAAATATCGGCATTATCTTGCTAGGTCTTGGCACTGGAATTTACGGCGTCGCAGCAGGCAATGTAACACTAGCCGCAGTCGGATTTTTAGCAGGCTGCTACCACGTAGTAAATCACGCGATATTCAAAGGCTTGCTATTCTTATGTGCAGGCTCTGTAATCCACGCTACTCATACGCAAAATATGGATGTGCTAGGAGGGCTAGCTAAAAAAATGCCTCTAACCGCTATCGGTATGTTTATCGGTATCATGGGTATCGCGGCGCTTCCTCCGGTAAACGGCTTCGTTTCAGAGTGGTTTACCTATCAAGGAATGCTTCAAGGTGCTAAGGAAAGCGGAATTTTCATTAGATATGCTTTCTCTTTAGCAGTCGTTGCGCTCGCACTCACCGGCGTTTTGGTCGGTATGCACCTTAAGCTTTATGCGGTAATCTTTGCAGGAACCCCAAGAGATGAAAAAATTTGGGAAAATGCAAAAGAAAGCCCATTAGGAATGGTTTTAGGAATGATCATTTTGATGATAGGCTGCGTGGGATTTGGTGTAGGCGCACACTTCATAGTCGATTACATCATGCAGGCGGTAAATTCTATCACTTCCAATAGCGGGTATGTTGCAAGCCTAGGCGCTTCGTCAATCACTTCACCTTTGGGAAGTATCGTTTCAACTCCTCTTATTGCAGTGATTTTGTGTTCTACAATGTTGCTTCCGTTTATCATCCTAGCGGTTATGAAAGCAAATCGCGACAAACCTCGTGAGACAGATCCTTGGGCATGCGGTTTTAAATATAGCCCTCGCATGCAGATAACTGGCGGTCCTTTTACCGGCGATTTAAGAAAGATTATGGACTGGTTATTTAGAGGTCATAAACGCAGAATAGAGCAAAACGGCTACTTCGGACCGATCGAGTATCACAATCACCCACAAGACATTTGGTGGACGATGATTTATCAACCGGTAATCGATTGGAGTAAGAAGGTCGCCGATAAGATAGGAATTATTCAAAGCGGCTATGCAAATTTATATACGCTTTACATCCTAATCTACCTTTGCGCGATACTGGGCGTCGGATATTTCTTGATCTAG
- a CDS encoding 4Fe-4S dicluster domain-containing protein, whose translation MKQHKFVICDYKRCIGCTTCMAACYSSAYERGKLAKSRLTVLRQAYGVMPTQCRQCDDGPCANVCPTGALRFDNNYIELHEEICIGCKMCTLACPYGAISSNAELMPSVNYAVEPKYYLEIESQAGAKSTAIKCDLCNGRENGPACVEVCPTSAIIMIDPKEGKHKLGFAIDYDAANAFAKDVLNGEISCVAKKEGGAK comes from the coding sequence ATGAAACAACATAAATTTGTAATCTGTGATTACAAACGATGTATCGGTTGCACGACGTGCATGGCGGCCTGTTACTCAAGTGCCTACGAGCGCGGCAAGCTTGCTAAATCGCGACTTACCGTGCTTAGACAGGCTTACGGCGTTATGCCTACGCAGTGCAGGCAGTGCGATGACGGACCATGCGCAAATGTCTGCCCTACCGGTGCGCTTCGCTTCGATAATAACTATATCGAATTACACGAAGAAATTTGCATCGGATGTAAGATGTGTACGCTCGCCTGTCCTTATGGCGCGATCAGCTCGAATGCCGAGCTTATGCCGTCAGTAAATTATGCGGTCGAGCCGAAGTATTATCTCGAGATCGAAAGCCAAGCGGGTGCCAAAAGCACCGCCATCAAATGCGATCTATGCAACGGACGCGAGAATGGTCCTGCATGCGTCGAGGTTTGCCCAACTAGCGCTATCATTATGATAGATCCTAAAGAGGGTAAGCATAAATTGGGCTTTGCGATAGACTACGATGCGGCTAATGCTTTTGCAAAAGACGTGTTAAACGGCGAAATCAGTTGCGTCGCCAAAAAAGAAGGAGGCGCAAAATGA